In one window of Henckelia pumila isolate YLH828 chromosome 1, ASM3356847v2, whole genome shotgun sequence DNA:
- the LOC140878859 gene encoding uncharacterized protein: MSAIVCGKRSFFEDIDSAATSPTSASPPVYKKFRCSSATSPVRFSYSPPISPVPIDQLKALFPDMETQLIENALEKYGDDLDSAIKSLHELRLVYKSNLVSTSEEDAKFHNDDTPTEGDSVPMKEPQAQNHLPVDGAGWVDFFVGEMMSATSIDDARTRAARVLESLEKSISTRAGVEAAQNFLKENMMLKEQIEALLRENVILKRAVAIQHERQKEHDERNQEVQQLKLLVTQYQEQLRTLEVNNYALKLHLRQAEQSNSIPGHFHPDIF, from the exons ATGTCTGCTATTGTTTGTGGGAAGAGATCGTTCTTCGAGGATATCGATTCTGCAGCGACATCGCCCACTTCTGCTTCGCCACCGGTTTACAAGAAGTTCCGGTGCTCTTCGGCCACATCTCCTGTTAGATTCTCTTACTCACCTCCTATTTCTCCTGTTCCAATCGATCAGCTCAAGGCTTTGTTTCCTGATATGGAAACTCAG CTTATTGAGAATGCCTTGGAAAAATATGGCGATGACTTAGATTCTGCTATTAAGAGCCTTCATGAGCTTCGTCTTGTATACAAGAGCAACTTGGTCTCCACTTCTGAAGAAGATGCAAAGTTTCATAATG ATGATACACCGACTGAAGGGGATTCAGTACCTATGAAGGAGCCTCAAGCTCAAAACCACCTTCCTGTAGATGGTGCAGGATGGGTGGACTTTTTTGTCGGGGAGATGATGAGTGCAACTAGCATAGATGATGCTAGAACCCGGGCAGCAAGAGTATTGGAGAGTCTGGAGAAATCTATCAGCACTCGGGCCGGTGTTGAAGCAGCTCAAAATTTTCTTAAG GAAAATATGATGCTGAAGGAACAAATTGAGGCCCTTCTTCGAGagaatgtcatcctcaaacgagCAGTAGCCATCCAGCATGAACGTCAAAAGGAGCATGATGAGAGGAACCAGGAGGTGCAGCAATTGAAGCTGTTGGTGACTCAATATCAAGAGCAGTTGCGGACTCTTGAG GTGAACAACTATGCATTGAAATTGCATTTGCGCCAGGCTGAGCAGAGCAACTCGATCCCTGGGCATTTTCATCCCGACATATTTTAA
- the LOC140868736 gene encoding protein LURP-one-related 5-like: protein MKMESGDDHINHGFETNFTVLKTSNFFAGDGFCAYDSKGKLAFRVDSYGPGAKNSTGEVVLMDADGRCLLTVRRKRPSLHHRWDGFTGERSEGQKPLFSVRKSSMLRQYCSATVEMYNKVGEEYQIVGSFAGRSCTVLGADKKAVAEIRRKVDASSSVVLGKEVFWLSLKAGVDVAFVMGLVLILDQIQGDDEYHQFEAAGRRLDVDVDATKENFRNIISS from the exons ATGAAAATGGAGAGTGGCGATGATCATATTAATCATGGATTCGAAACGAATTTTACAGTGCTGAAAACGTCGAATTTCTTCGCGGGAGATGGGTTCTGTGCTTACGACTCTAAAGGGAAGCTGGCGTTCCGGGTTGATTCGTACGGTCCGGGAGCGAAGAACAGTACCGGTGAAGTTGTGCTTATGGACGCCGACGGGAGATGTCTTCTCACCGTCCGCCGCAAG AGGCCGAGTCTGCATCACAGGTGGGACGGCTTCACCGGCGAGAGAAGCGAAGGACAAAAGCCGCTGTTTAGCGTGCGAAAATCGTCGATGCTGAGGCAATATTGTAGCGCAACAGTTGAAATGTACAACAAAGTAGGGGAGGAGTACCAGATAGTTGGCTCCTTCGCGGGCCGCAGCTGCACCGTGCTAGGCGCCGACAAGAAGGCGGTGGCGGAGATCCGGCGCAAGGTGGACGCTTCCTCGAGTGTTGTACTTGGCAAAGAAGTATTTTGGCTGTCTCTGAAGGCGGGAGTGGATGTGGCGTTTGTGATGGGTTTGGTTCTAATATTGGACCAAATTCAAGGAGACGATGAATATCATCAGTTTGAAGCCGCCGGCAGAAGACTTGATGTGGATGTGGATGCAACCAAGGAGAATTTCAGGAATATTATTTCTTCTTAG
- the LOC140892870 gene encoding F-box/LRR-repeat protein At4g14103-like, whose product MDTIQKHFRSLEKAPVNEKTPDDDEGRNGGEMDRISNMPNEILCHILSFLPTKYAVATSILSTKWKNLFRFIPNLKLHLDDSLLLNQQSASSTNLISFTTFVDRLLNVTLSDVPSIYAFCLICQNFSDGLCISNWVSAAIRLNAKRIDLRVRHLKNATPLFDSLFGCKIVSLNLFLYFVDQDLEFRFNLPNLKILSIQFMKYKEANALLEGCPMLEYLLVYNCYCYPGEILKICIPSLKVVKLVNDFYCLEGQIEIDAPNLEELNYRGFLANRYLGNKLESLQIAQLDLDQSISQYTFEFNEHASALIKVCTNVVKLFLSEQFITMLQLWPRPLLQFPNLVTLVVKKMNSSGWELLPSLLECAPNLENFLIKDGFDMERFEVFKDSLLESVSINLSQQGEKGFLLEITRKPRTIEPNVDTQGILIDGEK is encoded by the exons ATGGATACAATCCAAAAGCATTTTAGGTCCCTTGAAAAAGCACCAGTAAATGAGAAAACCCCGGATGACGACGAGGGTCGAAATGGTGGTGAAATGGATAGAATAAGCAATATGCCCAATGAAATTCTCTGTCACATCCTATCGTTCCTGCCCACAAAATATGCGGTTGCCACCTCTATCCTCTCCACCAAATGGAAAAATCTATTCCGTTTCATACCAAATCTTAAGCTCCACCTGGATGACTCATTACTATTAAACCAGCAATCAGCCTCCAGCACCAATCTGATCAGTTTTACAACTTTTGTTGATCGATTATTAAATGTCACATTGTCTGATGTTCCTTCTATCTATGCCTTCTGTCTGATTTGTCAAAACTTTAGTGATGGGTTATGCATTTCCAATTGGGTTAGTGCTGCTATACGTCTTAATGCGAAGAGGATTGATCTCCGAGTTCGTCATCTCAAGAATGCCACCCCTTTGTTCGACAGTCTTTTTGGCTGCAAAATAGTGTCTCTGAATCTCTTCCTATACTTTGTTGACCAAGATCTCGAATTCAGGTTCAATCTGCCGAATCTTAAAATACTCTCCATTCAATTCATGAAATATAAGGAAGCTAATGCTCTTCTCGAAGGCTGTCCAATGCTCGAGTATTTGTTGGTATATAATTGCTATTGTTACCCTGGAGAAATACTTAAGATCTGCATTCCTTCCCTTAAAGTTGTGAAATTGGTTAATGATTTTTACTGTCTTGAGGGTCAAATCGAGATTGACGCTCCAAACCTTGAAGAGCTAAACTATCGTGGGTTCTTGGCAAATCGTTATTTGGGCAACAAACTTGAATCTCTTCAGATAGCTCAGCTAGATCTTGATCAAAGTATCAGCCAATATACATTCGAGTTCAATGAACATGCTTCTGCGCTAATAAAAGTCTGCACGAATGTCGTGAAGTTGTTTTTGTCAGAACAGTTCATCACA ATGTTGCAACTTTGGCCTCGTCCACTGCTCCAGTTTCCTAATCTTGTCACTTTGGttgtaaaaaaaatgaattctaGCGGATGGGAACTGCTCCCCAGCTTACTTGAGTGTGCACCCAATCTCGAGAATTTTCTGATTAAAGAT GGTTTTGACATGGAACGCTTTGAAGTTTTCAAGGATTCCCTACTGGAATCGGTGTCCATTAACCTGTCACAACAGGGAGAAAAAGGTTTTCTTCTGGAGATCACTAGGAAACCAAGAACCATTGAGCCAAATGTGGATACTCAGGGAATCTTGATTGATGGGGAAAAATGA
- the LOC140868720 gene encoding phosphatidylcholine:diacylglycerol cholinephosphotransferase 1-like: protein MQISGNTTTIAATAAAATITARRRSLHSGKPTNGHLSSCDVNAPETENSHMQIVKKRLISAPHCFVNAHFLKWTVADVRGVTRHHPVPCAFAASVLFFMFVEYTLHMVPSMAAPYDLGFAATMSLNRMLAARPALNNLLAGLNTVFVGMQTGYILWTWLIEGRTRATISTLFMFTCRGILGYVTQLPLPQEFLGSGADFPVGNVSFFLFYSGHVAASVIASIDMKRMKRWELAYLFDTLNILQVVRLLTTRGHYTIDLAVGVGAAILFDSLAGKYEDGKKREGAIFTSAANGAFYDYSK from the exons ATGCAGATATCCGGTAACACAACCACCATTGCCGCTaccgccgccgccgccaccaTCACGGCTCGCCGCCGCTCGCTTCATAGTGGAAAACCCACGAACGGCCACCTCTCCTCATGTGATGTCAACGCTCCAGAAACAGAGAATTCTCACATGCAGATtgtgaagaagagattgatatCAGCGCCCCACTGCTTCGTTAACGCGCATTTCTTGAAGTGGACCGTGGCGGATGTACGTGGAGTGACGCGCCACCATCCGGTGCCGTGCGCATTCGCCGCCTCCGTGTTGTTCTTCATGTTCGTGGAGTACACGCTCCACATGGTTCCGTCAATGGCGGCGCCGTACGACTTGGGATTCGCCGCCACGATGAGCCTCAACCGGATGCTCGCCGCCCGCCCGGCTCTTAATAACCTTTTAGCTGGACTCAATACG GTATTTGTGGGGATGCAAACGGGGTACATACTATGGACGTGGCTAATAGAAGGGCGAACGAGAGCCACAATCTCAACCCTCTTCATGTTCACATGTAGAGGAATTCTTGGATATGTCACACAGCTGCCATTGCCTCAG GAATTCTTGGGGTCGGGGGCTGATTTTCCGGTGGGAAATGTCTCGTTTTTCCTGTTTTATTCGGGCCACGTCGCCGCGTCCGTCATCGCATCTATCGACATGAAGCGGATGAAAAGATGGGAATTGGCCTATTTATTTGACACACTTAACATTTTGCAAGTCGTGAGGCTGCTGACTACTAGAGGTCACTACACGATCGACTTGGCTGTCGGGGTCGGAGCCGCGATATTGTTCGATTCGCTGGCCGGAAAGTATGAAGATGGCAAGAAAAGAGAAGGTGCAATCTTCACTAGCGCCGCAAATGGTGCCTTTTATGATTATTCCAAGTGA